One genomic segment of Candidatus Bipolaricaulota bacterium includes these proteins:
- a CDS encoding FAD/NAD(P)-binding protein: MRNAYKPEKAKIIGREEQNADTVLFRLKLPADGQKAFEFLPGQFMQVGLMGWREAPISLCSNPKEAGDYFELTIRGIGRITKKLISLKINDFMLVRGPFGNGFPEAIDKNLILIGGGCGFAPLRSIIEYYSDRQEMEKQIFIGCSSKDTLYFKNSFAEWQKNYDLNLILEKGRLPKYSPKSGFVSDLLNKDLVDDALFFVVGPPVMYKAVVKKLLAKKISPESIYLSLEKRMYCGQGVCQHCAIGSKYICQDGPVFSLAELDGVTSIYKPF; encoded by the coding sequence ATGAGAAACGCGTATAAACCGGAAAAAGCCAAAATCATCGGTCGGGAAGAGCAGAACGCGGACACTGTTTTGTTTCGTTTGAAATTGCCGGCGGACGGCCAGAAAGCTTTCGAATTTTTGCCCGGGCAATTCATGCAAGTCGGCCTGATGGGTTGGCGCGAAGCGCCGATAAGTTTGTGTTCCAATCCCAAAGAAGCCGGGGATTATTTTGAGTTAACGATCCGCGGCATTGGCAGAATTACCAAAAAATTGATTTCGCTCAAGATAAACGATTTTATGCTGGTGAGGGGGCCTTTCGGCAACGGTTTCCCCGAGGCGATTGATAAAAATTTGATTCTGATAGGAGGCGGTTGCGGCTTCGCGCCTTTGCGTTCGATAATAGAATATTACTCGGATCGCCAAGAAATGGAAAAACAAATTTTTATCGGTTGCTCGAGCAAAGATACTCTGTATTTTAAAAATAGTTTTGCCGAGTGGCAAAAAAATTACGATTTGAATTTGATTTTGGAAAAGGGAAGACTGCCGAAGTATTCTCCCAAAAGCGGTTTTGTCAGTGATCTTTTAAATAAAGATTTGGTTGATGATGCCTTGTTTTTCGTTGTCGGTCCGCCGGTTATGTACAAGGCGGTGGTTAAAAAATTGCTGGCAAAAAAAATATCTCCCGAAAGTATTTATCTCAGCCTGGAAAAACGAATGTACTGCGGCCAAGGCGTGTGCCAGCATTGCGCCATCGGTTCGAAATATATCTGCCAAGACGGGCCGGTATTCAGTTTGGCGGAATTGGACGGAGTGACTTCGATATATAAACCGTTTTAG
- a CDS encoding 4Fe-4S dicluster domain-containing protein, with the protein MTKSALNQLLLCLLKKNVFFAPRKIDDDIAVVEISDIKEMDWSWKLPKQSFKHLLLPSTEEILKQDEKGLCEIFEKKSRVIFGINILDLQALTYLEAIFSEDVYYQKRRAKTLLIGYSAGLPQDYRKYKIFHEKFREDKLEHLNFDIFIEEQKNKNLKIFSGSEKGQQILEENGISDYMNIEYAGPIPEEGPNKEFVLKNRELIFKSKPEDKLWQELGKICLACGKCSLVCPLCFCFEHEDVADGDVISRKRKWSSCFYPEFTKITNGENDMRHAAEKLYYWYYHKFVRMTDEYKFPGCVGCMRCFQACPVGISIAENFKNLRK; encoded by the coding sequence ATGACAAAAAGCGCTCTCAATCAATTATTGCTTTGTTTGCTGAAAAAAAATGTTTTTTTCGCGCCCCGAAAAATCGATGATGATATCGCGGTGGTTGAGATCTCGGACATCAAGGAAATGGATTGGTCATGGAAATTGCCCAAGCAAAGCTTCAAGCATTTGCTGTTGCCCTCAACGGAAGAAATATTAAAACAAGATGAAAAAGGGCTTTGCGAGATATTTGAAAAAAAATCCAGAGTGATTTTTGGAATAAATATTTTGGATTTGCAGGCCCTGACTTATCTGGAAGCGATTTTTTCCGAAGACGTTTATTATCAAAAGCGACGAGCCAAGACTTTACTTATCGGCTACAGCGCCGGTCTGCCGCAGGATTATCGGAAATATAAAATTTTTCATGAAAAATTCAGGGAGGATAAGCTTGAACATTTGAATTTCGATATTTTCATTGAAGAGCAAAAAAACAAAAATTTGAAAATTTTCAGCGGCTCGGAAAAAGGCCAGCAAATACTGGAGGAAAACGGTATCAGTGATTATATGAATATCGAATACGCCGGGCCGATCCCCGAAGAAGGGCCGAATAAGGAATTTGTTTTAAAAAACAGGGAATTGATTTTCAAGTCCAAGCCCGAGGATAAGCTCTGGCAAGAGCTGGGCAAAATTTGTCTGGCTTGCGGCAAATGTTCTCTCGTCTGCCCGCTTTGTTTTTGTTTCGAGCATGAAGATGTCGCGGACGGAGATGTTATTTCCAGAAAAAGAAAATGGTCGTCTTGCTTTTATCCGGAATTCACGAAAATAACCAATGGCGAAAACGACATGAGACACGCCGCGGAAAAATTATATTATTGGTATTATCATAAATTCGTCAGAATGACGGACGAATACAAATTTCCCGGTTGCGTCGGTTGCATGAGATGTTTTCAGGCTTGTCCGGTGGGCATCAGCATAGCGGAAAATTTTAAAAACCTAAGAAAATAA